Proteins found in one Triticum urartu cultivar G1812 chromosome 4, Tu2.1, whole genome shotgun sequence genomic segment:
- the LOC125552038 gene encoding 50S ribosomal protein L10, chloroplastic-like, protein METSFLPTARPLPAFQTLAAAPRCPRPLRRSTIRAAISRGRKEDTVAVVREQLEGCYLLAGIRYEGLTVKQFQGIRDALPESCHLLVAKNTLVGKAIEGTPWEALKPCMKGMNAWLFVHTEEVPVALKPYRAFQKEERVEETNDFIGAVFEGKYYAPAEFKSLETMPSRAEVYSKLLGALNGPATSLVTTLQAPARDVVAVLSAYVRKLEEESGAGDGTA, encoded by the coding sequence ATGGAGACCTCCTTCCTCCCGACCGCGCGGCCCCTCCCGGCGTTCCAAACCCTAGCCGCGGCCCCGCGGTGCCCCCGCCCTCTGCGCCGCTCCACCATCCGCGCCGCCATCTCCCGCGGGCGCAAGGAGGACACGGTCGCCGTGGTCCGCGAGCAGCTGGAGGGGTGCTACCTCCTGGCCGGCATCCGCTACGAGGGCCTGACGGTGAAGCAGTTCCAGGGCATCCGCGACGCGCTGCCGGAGTCGTGCCACCTCCTGGTGGCGAAGAACACGCTGGTGGGGAAGGccatcgagggcaccccctgggAGGCGCTCAAGCCGTGCATGAAGGGCATGAACGCCTGGCTCTTCGTCCACACGGAGGAGGTCCCCGTCGCGCTCAAGCCCTACCGCGCCTTCCAGAAGGAGGAGCGCGTCGAGGAGACCAACGACTTCATCGGGGCGGTGTTCGAGGGCAAGTACTACGCGCCCGCCGAGTTCAAGTCGCTCGAGACCATGCCCAGCCGCGCCGAGGTCTACTCCAAGCTGCTCGGCGCCCTCAATGGGCCGGCCACCTCCCTCGTCACCACGCTGCAGGCGCCCGCCAGGGACGTCGTCGCCGTGCTCTCGGCCTACGTGCGCAAGCTCGAGGAGGAATCCGGCGCCGGCGACGGCACCGCCTAG
- the LOC125552039 gene encoding uncharacterized protein YKR070W-like, which translates to MRGFRSALALARAAARTRAELQGTRGRRLSHCAAAPARPSFGIAFDIDGVILRGRSPIGGSPQAIRRLYSDDGTLKIPFLFLTNGGGVPEHKRALELSDLLGVNISPAQVVHGHSPYRDLVKRFEDDLIVAVGKGEPASVMAEYGFRKVLSIDDYSSHFKEIDPLAPFKKWKVGQPDCKDFMSEKMHPPYDVYQERVKGVFVVSDPVDWGRDLQVLCDILSTGGLPGNGKGDQPPLYFSADDLEYQAAFPSERLGMGAFRIALESIFNQVNDVPLKYTSYGKPNPFVFKNAANILEKIVMDMYPNSQPRNEVQDHQFSTIYMIGDNPKVDINGVLKAGPPWSSVLTRTGVFRGNDNDPKFPADLVVDTVDDAISCILEKECIR; encoded by the exons ATGAGGGGCTTCCGCTCCGCTCTCGCTCTCGCTCGCGCGGCGGCGCGGACGCGGGCGGAGCTCCAGGGCACGCGCGGCCGCCGACTGTCCCACTGCGCCGCGGCGCCGGCGAGGCCTTCCTTCGGCATCGCCTTCGACATCGACGGGGTCATCCTGCGCGGCCGTAGCCCTATCGGGGGCTCGCCGCAGGCCATCCGACGCCTCTACTCCGACGATG GTACCCTGAAGATTCCTTTTCTGTTCTTAACCAATG GAGGTGGTGTTCCAGAGCATAAACGAGCCCTAGAATTAAGTGACCTTTTGGGAGTTAACATCTCTCCAGCACAG GTTGTGCATGGCCATTCTCCTTACAGAGATCTGGTGAAGCG TTTTGAAGATGATCTTATCGTTGCTGTTGGAAAAGGAGAGCCTGCATCAGTGATGGCCGAGTATGGGTTTAG AAAGGTTCTGTCCATAGATGACTATTCATCACATTTTAAGGAAATTGACCCCCTAGCTCCTTTCAAGAAATGGAAAGTGGGACAACCAGACTGTAAAGACTTTATGTCTGAGAAAATGCATCCACCATATGATGTTTACCAGGAGAGAGTTAAAGGAGTGTTTGTTGTCAGTGACCCTGTTGATTGGGGTAGAGATCTACAG GTACTTTGTGACATCTTGTCAACTGGTGGACTTCCTGGAAATGGAAAAGGAGATCAACCTCCTTTATATTTTTCGGCTGATGATCTTGAATATCAG GCTGCATTTCCTTCTGAGCGGCTTGGGATGGGTGCCTTCCGGATAGCACTCGAAAGCATCTTCAATCA AGTTAATGATGTTCCACTGAAGTATACATCTTATGGGAAGCCTAATCCATTTGTGTTCAAGAATGCAGCTAATATACTAGAAAAAATTGTTATGGATATGTATCCAAATTCACAGCCGAGGAATGAAGTACAAGACCATCAGTTCTCTACTATCTACATGATCGGTGATAATCCTAAAGTTGATATCAATGGAGTTTTGAAG GCTGGCCCCCCTTGGTCGTCCGTCCTTACTAGGACTGGTGTTTTTAGGGGAAATGATAATGATCCAAAGTTTCCTGCTGATTTG GTTGTTGATACTGTTGACGATGCTATCAGCTGTATTTTGGAAAAGGAATGTATACGGTGA